GAGGGCGGCAGCATGACGCGCGTTGCAGAAAAAACCGGACTCGAGCGCACCCACCTGTACCGCAAGCTCAAGCAGCTGGGCGTGGAGCCGAGCAAGGTATCCCGCAAAGGGTGATTCCCGCCACG
The Verrucomicrobiia bacterium genome window above contains:
- a CDS encoding helix-turn-helix domain-containing protein — translated: EGGSMTRVAEKTGLERTHLYRKLKQLGVEPSKVSRKG